The Lates calcarifer isolate ASB-BC8 linkage group LG19, TLL_Latcal_v3, whole genome shotgun sequence genomic interval CCTGCTGGCACTATAGGGCCAGGGCTTTGCTTTCTACTCACTTCACAACGGTGAGGGTTTTCTGCCACCCACGGGTTTCCCATTTCCTCCTCCATTCCACCGGCTTACCAGTACTCACTGCCACTCTTTTCTCCCACGCTGGCTCTCGTCCCTCtccctattttttttttctttataaacaGAACCAACTAACACCTGCTACCACTGTGCACGTTGACCAGCTCAAGTCGAATTGATGCTATCGAAATGCATGGACTGAAGTCCACCCGGTCTGCTAACAGTGAACTCTAAGAACGTATAGGTGCAACTTAAAAGTCAAACTGGGTGCATGTCTTTCCTTGCCTTGTTCTTACTGTGGAGTTGAAGGTCATCCCCCCTGTGCATGCACTCTACTCCTGCAATTACACGTTTTCCCCATCTATGTAGTTCCAGTTATGGTGTGCTGTGTGTCATAATTGTGTTTTCGGGACATGATTGATGCTGAAGCTCATGCTGTTGTAACCATGCCTGCATTTGCATTAAAACCAGTAGCTCAATGCGCCCTGTTAAATGTTATTTGACTTCAAAGGTTAATGTAGCCATCTAATTAAATGATTATTATAATAGCAAATGCTTTGCTCTTTGATAATCATATTTCCTAATCGTATTTCCCCTCTGAATTTTCATAATTAGAAAGTCTTTGTTAAGGTTAATTGTTATACCAGTAATGTTTTTGAATATGCATTAATACATATCATTTCAATCGGAAGACTTTCATTGTAATCACTGTAGTGGGCGTTTCGAGATTGACATGAATACACATTAAGTGTCTGCCAAATGTTTGTCCACTGTGACAGATTCTTCTGCCTCACGCTGCCTCACAGTGTGATCTCTGTAGGAGGATTTACAATGTTTAATGCTGTGTTTTGCGCTTTCAGGATGATCACAACAGAGATACTGAACTGAAACCTACACCGAGAGAGgacacagacactcacaggCAGGAGGAAAAATATGTGGATGTGGCTGTGAAAGAAGCTCCCACTACACAGGTGGTTAATAAAGCCTTTTCTAATGTCTGTATACGAGTTCATTCAGCCTCATTTTGACACTCATCTCTGGGGCCACATGTGATATGTATCCGCTGTGTCAAAGAATGCCCATCTATCCTCACAGCCTTAGTAACGCTTAGTTTGTTGCTAAGCTTATTTTCTAACCATTGTATATTTTGAATGACACTCTTTCAGCGTATTTGCAGCTGTTCTTAATTTTCTATTTGGCCATGCCTGGAACTATTTTAATGCctgctgtatatttatgtgcatgtaaattaaaatgccacacacacacacacacacacgcacacacgctgCTGCCTTGTGGTCAGCACTCCCACTGAGGAAGGCAACATTTGATTTAGAGGCCAGGCACAGTCCTTACCTGATTCTCATGGTTGCTGCTCCTGCATCTGAGCAGAGTGTAGGTTGTTATTCTTCTTAACCTTATCTCCGCCGCACAGCTCCAAGCTGCACTTTTTTGCAATTGCAGCTGCTCCAAAAGAGCAGGCAGCACCCAGAAACAAATTTTGATTAATGGCAGACTAGGGTGACATCAGCACTTCGAACACTGTTAGAGCTGCAGACACCATGTTCACACTTAAACTCTACAAGGTTAGCCAAAATGGTGCAATAAGGAGTCATTATCCACCAGGCTGCAAATGCAATAACAGTGTCTTTGCAGGTTTTGCCACACTTAGATATTGTACATAGAAATAGGTCACTGTAAAAAAGCTCCAGTGGGCCTCATAAGATAAAACACACGCATCATAAATTGTGGATGCTTTAGATTAAACTGCCTAGTTGACTTTGAAAACATCCATTAAGTTAATGGGGAATGGAGTGCTTGCCATCATAATGTCTCTTTTACTCATTACATCCCACTCTGCAAACACTCCTATCATGTTTCAGGTCAGTGTGGAGGAGTTGTGCACTCTAGACTGTGTACCTCGAGCAAAGGAGAGTGATCAGCTGGAGGTGCATTACTCCCAATGTCCCGAGTCTCCTGTGTCCTCCACCCAACAAGATGCCAACACCCCTGAACCTCAGGATACTTCCAGAGAAactggagaggaagaagaaggagggagtGATTCTTCTGGTCTCCAGGTGGAGGAAACAAGTGTATCGACAAATGGAGAGctctcagaggaggaagaagacatgTTGGATCGTAAAAGCATCCTACCTTCGTCCGTGTTGGACCAGGCGAGCGTGATAGCCGATCGCTTCGTTAGCAGCCTGTCCAGGCGCAGCAGTCTGGTTTCAGAGGACCTGGGTTCCCTTGCCTGCCCCTCACCCTCAATAGACAACGACGTCTTCAAAAGCCCCTTGGCCTGCATGGACTTGGAGAAACAGACGCAAATGTTGACCAGCTCTACGCTAGAGCCTCTGGCAACCTCGGAGGCAACTCTGTTAACACCTGCGCATGAACCTGCGCTGGACGCCCTCATGGAAGGAGAGCGCAGGTCCACTCTCTCCAAACAAGATCGCCTCCTCATCCACAAAATCAGGAGGTACTACGAGAACGCTGAGCACCAggatgctaacttcagcatcAAGCGCAGGGAAAGTCTCTCCTATATCCCACCAGGTCTGGTGAGGCACCTGAGCCGACAGCTGAACAGTATTCCTCAGGAGCAGGCTGCCCCAGTCCACAGGAAAGGCCCCTCACAGAACCGGCCCACTTCCTGGTCTGTGTTTGACCTTCCTGGATTAGAAAAGAGTCGAAACACTGAAACCCACCAGAAAACTGAACCACAGAGAGCAGTGGAAGCCAAAGGTAGATCTCAGAGCATCACTGAAGCCTCGACCACAGAGGAAGAGTTCAGACCCTCGTCAGACATGCTCAAGGTTTGGCAAGACATGGaaatagaggaggagaggaaggacgTTCAGCAGACTGAAGAGGAGAAAGTTAATGACTCAAGATTAGAAGCAACACAGGACATCAGCTCGGATACTTCAGATgttaaaataagtaaacaacCACCTCAGATTTTAGAGGAGTCAGAAATAAGCACTGTCTCAGAGAGCTCCTCTACCTCATCACCCACCACAACCTCTCCAGCAACAGAGGAAGGCTCTGGTCAGGACTCTAAGCCAAGTAATACTCCTACATCACAAGAGAAGAACCGTGTCAACAACGGTCAGCTACCTAAGATCATTAGCTTCCGAACGAGCATGGACGAGGACCAGATCCTGCAAGACATGGGGaagatgaaaaacaaggtgTTCCAGCTGGCTCGTCAGTACAGCCAGCGCATCAAAAACAACAGACCCATGGTCTGGCAGAGGAACCGAGAAACCCCAAATCAACAAGGCCTCAAGAACATGCCTGCAGTCCATGAGGAGAAGATGCAGCTGAGGAAAAAGGGTAAATAGGAAGCAGTTGATTGCCATAGTGCTTTCTTTAGTACTAACCTTCCACCTGAACTTATGTATGGATAGAACTGAAAAGCActctctgtatgtttttctgttttttgtgtacGTATGCAGGTAAAACCAACCTGAGATTACCCTTGATGGCTTGCGATCAGATGGTCATTCATGAAGTGCGTTCTCCAAGCCCAGTCCAGACCCCCAGCTCTGGTGCCAGCTCCCAGAGCACAGTCACCTGCCCACAGAGCCCACAGAGCCCACAGCCGGAGACCTTCCACTGGCCTGACGTCCAGGAACTGCGCTCAAAATACACAGCGCCCCCCAACTCCTTAAAAGTAACCCATAGCTGCACAAACGGCATGTCAGAGTGCTGTACAAACATGTGTAATGGCTGTTCACACAAGTATCATAGCTCCATAGACcttcacacagctctgacagactGTCCCAGGACACAGTCTGAAAGTAGTCCTGTTGCAGAGGACTGGCCTCAGCCCCGACTTCAGCCGCTGCTGTGCAGGTGGAGCTCCTTGGACCACATGCTTGGGTCTTTTCCCCTCCATGATGTACAGAACCTACAGGAACCCGGGAGGACCTGCTATACAGCTGACAGGGACAACCAGGACGATCAAGACTGTGCAGCAAAGTCTGCTGTCCTGAGTTCAGGGAAGATATCAGAAAGTAATCTGGTGAAAAGCTTACGGGAGAAGTTCCAGAGCTTAAGCACAAGCTCATGAACATGTGAATTATGATCATCTTTGTATTATCAGGAATTATCACATGGAAACATTATCTGTCAGTTCCCTATcaactttttcctgttttctccacCAAAACAATGCAACTTACTGTCTGCACAACATTTTTAGTACAGGGGACATCTAATGATGATTTGTATTGTTTCCACAAGTTTAACATAAAAGGGATATTATTGGTCATTGGTTAGAGTAATGAGGGGGAAGCATATTGTCTTTAAAAAGGTGTGTTGCATTATTTGTATATTGGGTATTTGTCTGCGCTGCACAATACAAAGttcatgtaaaaaatgtttatatagtCCCCTGTGTTAATGGAAGATTAGGTAATACTTTATTATTATATGCATCTATTCAGTTCCCACACACTATTGGTGATTCTTGCTATAGTGACTATAGCACTATTATCATTTAACCATGTAAACTGTCAGCTGGAGTTTCAGGGAGCAAAAAAAagaggtaaacaaacacagactgatctTTTATCCACATGAATGCTGCCGTCTCACTGACGACAGCAGAGTCTCTGACCGTACACCAAAGACAGTTTCCTTTTAACATTTGTTGACTTTTAATGCATGTGGTCACAGCAGTAACTTGTTTCCATgtttactgtagctgctgcttcTAAAAGTGTTTTCATATACTGTATCACAGGAgctttatttttctccacatgttgtatattttcttgattatttATGAAACTGTATATTTGGGAGAGATTGGCCTTGTGTAAATACTGACCAGTAGCAACCCTCTTTTTACTTTTCCGTTGCagaaaatatattatttcaTACTTGAAGTTTCCCatattttcaataaaaacagaaacgtAAGCGTCCATGGGTTCCCTCTTTACCCTTGGTATCTGATACTCATATCCATTTGTACTGTGGTTAAAGTGAGTTGGTTGCTTATATCCACAACTTCCATAATCAACTGGTGCAATTCTTCAATATTTATATAAAGCTGAGAcaatcttctttttttaaatcaagtaaAACAGGATTAAAGGAGAATGTCCTGTGTCTGCTACATAACGTGGAAGGAATGTGTCTTGTTGACATAATTCTCTACTCTAAATGACAAGAGAAGAGCAAGAAGCCCCCGCTCCACTAAGGCTGGTACGTGATCCAGTGACAAGCAGTGAAACTACAAATCTCTGAGCATGAAGTTATCACTGCATTCAttcctaaaaaataaaatatatttcttcaaTTGGACAATATTTGAAAAGCTTATCAAACATAATTGGCTGTGTTTTATCAAGTTGATGTATTTGTATATAAACATTATGTATATAGTAGACAAAATATTCCCTTACTTGGTGTAATAATATGGTTTATgctcatttctgtattttgtcaaATGTTCAAGGTCAGTTTCTTGTAAATGGCAGAGACACCACGGCAGTACTTGTTACATACTGGGTTTTAACAAcatgagatgaaaagaaatatatatatttgatgaGAATAAAGAGGTTGATTTTGCacttattatttttacatagaCAGCACTCAGTTCTATGGGAAGTAAAGGAAGTAAAGCtaatgtcaacaaaacacaaatgctaaagtatttaattaataatcTCAGAACTGATTAATGTGAGTGATTTAATCAGTGTGGGTCAATCTGAATTTGCAATCAGAAACGGGGTGTAAACAGCTAGAGGCGGTATtataaggtgtgtgtgtgtgtgtgtgtgcctttattAATTTGTGTTAGCtatcttttatttaaaatgactgcACAGCCCAGCCTCTGTGCCTCAGGTTACCAACGCGCCCTTACGCTGTTTCCCTGTAAACTGAATCATCTTTGCCCTCACGAGCTGCGTCAAGCCAGCCACAAACACATAGGCGTACACCGGAAGTTAAGTGGGACGCCCTTCAACGTAAAAGCTTAATACTGCTCAACGCTTGTTGCGGAATGTGCCTATcagagagggttttttttattttgaaccAACAACCAGAACTCacatcctgtctgtctgttcactgACTTGATCCGTAACAACCACCGGAGGAGTGTTGTGGTACAAGACGCAATTGGAGTCGCGCACTTAAACCAGATGCCAGCAACCTCAGAGTTCCTCTGGCCTCAAAATCAGTtaaccttttcttttctgtctggaCTGGCGCAAAAACACCACGgccacattttttaaaaacatttatatatgAAGAATGGGCTGCGCAATATCAGGTCTGGCAGCAAAAGCGGAGTTTGgagagaggaacacagaggatgctgctgctgccgcgCATCCCAGCGAGGGTCAGATTCAGATGATCAAGGACTCGTGGAAAGTTATCCGGGACGATATAGCTAAAGTTGGGATTATTATGTTCGTCAGGTGAGATGCTCTAATCTTTTCTATATATCATTATTTGTACAGTGTTGGTTGAATCATGTCACGTAATTAAAAATTCCGGAAATTATTGGTCCAGTGCGCTGATGCTATAGGACCAGGAATGTTACATTTCCATTATCAGGTCACACAGAGTGATCTTATAAACACTGAGACTCCTGCAGAAATTACACGGATTTTGTTAGGTTTAAGACAAGATGATGTGAAGAAATTGGATCAATGGTCCCTAAATATCGCATCCATAGAAAACCAAggatacaaataaaataaaataaaataaaaagtaatttttacCCAGTAGCTGACAGAACTTTACTCTCCTATATCATCTGTGTTTAAATGGCTCCTTCTCTTGACAGCAGCAAGAGGAGCAAACTATTAACACGTCAGTTTAACCTCATCAGACAGCTTAGTGAAACCTCTGACCCTGGGCTCTGACCCGCTGTCCCAACACTAAGGGGTCTGCTGGAGGTCTTGTAAGATCCACTGCCGTGATGGCACGGTACCTGACCTTATCATTAGGAGCCGGGAACTCCACCTCTGCCACGCTCTGCCTTCTGACCCTCAGCTTTTCATTGAAAGCTCGGAGCAGAatgccccctcctcctcctcctctcttatcACTTCATATCACATCTTGACAACATTATATAATAATGCACAGCTCCAGGTCTGCCATCCTACTATATAATTAAAGGCATTAGCCATcaggaaaatgcatttttatcAATTATGATGATGACCAGCATCCGGGTAAAGATCTTTGGCCttgacagggaaaaaaaacaaatgaaagataTGGTCATAAAGACTGGCCTGACATTCAGGCAGCTGCTGGATCAGAGTAAAGAGACCACTGGGCACATACAGTAGCTTTATACCCAATTAATGCCATGTGTCCCTGAGATGACCCGAGCAGCTGAAGGAACTGACCTTAGCGTGTTATTGTGGGAATACACGGTCCTCTTGTGTGTCAGGGCCACTCCGGGGGGCCCCCAGGCTATCAGAGCTCGCATCCCATGACCGAACAGTAATTGTTTACAGTAATGGGAAATGGGAATCacctgtttttcattgtgtgcTCCCTCTTAATTTCACAGATCTTATTCTTTGGCAAAGGGACGCTCTTCTGTGAAATTCATAAACCTCTATTCACAAGCGCTGAACCCAACTTCTGAACAGCGGCAATTAAAATTCCACTTGAGCTATACACTGTCTGCTTACGTTATGCATGCTTGCATGTGCACCCGTGTCACCGAGAGGTAGGCACAATGGAGGAAAAATAACCAGCTCTTCCTCATGTTGCTGCTCCATGTCAACTGGCAGTGGGGGGAcgtggataaaaaaaaaaaaaagagcaggcaatcccccacccccccaaacacacactcacacacttttgTCTCATCAATGAAGCTGATGAgcagggggtggtggtggttgggggggTATGAATAGCGAGGAAGCACATTTCATAGCCATTTCGCCACCAGATGAATCCCATTATGGATTCTCTGGAAAAAGTAAAACCCAGTCAGCACAGCCACAGCCAATTTACAGAGGGGGTGCGAACGCTGTAGTGTTGCACATTCAGTCATTCAATCAGAattcttttaaataaacacagcctgggtatttgtcatttgtcaggCCAAGGCAAGTGAAACTATAAGCACAGAAATATGATCAACTACCAGCTGTAATATAGTAGAATTAGACTTTAAAAGCAATGAGCCAAACTGTAGctttacacaaaaataaaacaggcagCCATTAGAATAAGATACTatgtaatataaatatgaaagcatatgtgtctttgtcagggcactcactctctcacattTTGTCTTTAGCCAGAGCTTGGTGGCTGTCAGTATATTGCATTTCAATGGACCTCTCTGCATTATCATCTTCTTGTCAAAGGGCGCAGAGCTactgatgtttttcacattgGCCATTAGAGAGACCTAACACCTCTCCCAATACCTCTTTTCATCTGTCTATCTATCAAGGGTGGGGGTGAGTGGGGGACATGTTTTAGACATCTAATGCATTTATTCAGAAAGATTTTCTTCTGGATTTCAGAGgtaaaaaaaaccaacaacacatAGCTTCCATCCTCTCACCAGCACCTCACACTGCAGGCCAAAAACAATAATGGAAAACAAGCTTATGTTTGACCTGCCGCGCCCACGTGTTTAAATTATATCTTACTATTAATACCGGGCTCAGTgttacagttcagcatcacagATGTTCAGGTCAGGTTGTCAGAAACCTCTGCAGCTTAAATTGGATCTAACATTTCAGTGCCATTAACAGCTGCTCTCAGCTCAAGTTCCTGTTTAAATTACAAAGCTACATGCTCATGTTCTCACCTCACGACCTTTGATGCCTGTCattcatcctttttttccctcctatACCGACACCATGATGAACACACAGCATTACCATTAGCCCTGCATCTCAGTGTGAGCACAACACAGCTCACATCCAGAGAGGAGGTAACTATGTATTCTGGTGGCACGACTAATCACAGGTACCTCAGCTGGAGACTGAGAGACTCTCTGATTGGATGGCAGCATGCTTAAACTCTCTGGTTAAGGGAAATTGATTGAGGATAAATCAGAAAAGGAAAACTCTGGTGGAGGCGGCAGCTCCATTTAACTGAGAGACTACCTGTCCCAGCTCTGGCAGGGGCAGGGCAGGGGCTGGATGGCTCATCACAGCTCGTGGAAATGAGGTTATGGATTGCCTGGCTGGCACTCTCGCAGATCCACCGTGGCCTGTTACTGATTGCAGCTGTTGGggtgtaaagaaaaaaaaaagccagagtAGAGGGTAGTGATGATAAGAAGAATCAGACTAAGATCAGAAAGGCACAATCAGATCTCTATTCAAAGTGTGGGGTGGAGAGAATGGCTGCAGGATGAGAGAGAAGCCTCCAATCGCAGCGTTAATGAGCTGAAATTTACACATTCCCACTCAGCGCTGCGAATACAGGAttacagttgtgtgtgtgtgtgtgtgtgtgtgtgtgtgtgtgtgtgtttgtgtgtgtgtgtgtgtgtgactgaccaCATTGAAACTCTTGGGCTTATGTCATTTTCAGTCGGGAAACTCAGGGGGAGGTTTGTTTTGGTGAGGGAATGAATATGACAGACTGCTCTTCACGAGGCTCACGGATGGCTGCCTGTGTTGTTGCTGTCGTCTTGGCAACAGGTTGTTTGAGACACATCCCGAGTGCAAGGACGTCTTCTTCCTGTTCCGAGACGTGGAGGACCTTGAGAGGTTGCGGACCAGTCGGGAACTCAGGGCACACGGCTTACGGTCGGTCACCAGTTCTGCAATTCACAacacatcaacatcatcacAGAGCAGTCAATGAAAGCATAGGATAGTGCTGCATAGTACACACTGGGCAGGAGAGCATATTGATATCCACCACTATCTGGTCTAGCTAACACTAAAAGGTCAAAGTATAACGTTCAGTCATTGGTTTCTGTCACATTGGTTTCTATCCCAGTGActacacaaacatttttaaaggacaAGGCTAATA includes:
- the LOC108892539 gene encoding pleckstrin homology domain-containing family G member 3 isoform X2, with product MPEGSHSALHQGPMGEESLQLSSPLFTSEHDQANIDLGPDCYNQLCVEPLDGEGERPVSLVSTLSSGSSRDSRSNFGSTVALPSSATPPIPCGEDIDLELSPAEGTGEQAGDQSPTLKSSRGHWQERLVISNQWNNNACSNRKASAEVPHIPTSPVVTDTMAPNPKLTYVDRVVMEIIETERTYVKDLRSIVEDYLAHIIDMSNLPIRPEQVCALFGNIEDIYEFNSELLQSLDMCENDPVAIARCFVDKSEYFEIYTQYCTNYPNSVAALTDCMRSKTLAKFFRDRQAALRRSLPLGSYLLKPVQRILKYHLLLQEIAKHFDADEEGYEMVQEAIDTMTGVAWYINDMKRKHEHAVRVQEIQSLLINWKGPDLTTYGELVLEGTFHVLRAKNTRTLFLFEKMLLITKKRGEHYVYKIHISCSTLMLLDSAKDPLLFSVIHFKHPKQPHTVQAKSVEEKRLWAHHIKRLILENHNTIVPQKAKEAVLDNSNYPGKYHYSPERLKKTESCQADDFHHGRRKGRRRSEPAKQIVTNTKAFLKHADSEGALLGDRCSLLPATRVSTLASSLSEPQAERPDPLIPRRDSLEQLSPTDSDPKLGSSPSEGELELDKAEEAKEEEEDDEGESYKEDILMGDDQDDHNRDTELKPTPREDTDTHRQEEKYVDVAVKEAPTTQVSVEELCTLDCVPRAKESDQLEVHYSQCPESPVSSTQQDANTPEPQDTSRETGEEEEGGSDSSGLQVEETSVSTNGELSEEEEDMLDRKSILPSSVLDQASVIADRFVSSLSRRSSLVSEDLGSLACPSPSIDNDVFKSPLACMDLEKQTQMLTSSTLEPLATSEATLLTPAHEPALDALMEGERRSTLSKQDRLLIHKIRRYYENAEHQDANFSIKRRESLSYIPPGLVRHLSRQLNSIPQEQAAPVHRKGPSQNRPTSWSVFDLPGLEKSRNTETHQKTEPQRAVEAKGRSQSITEASTTEEEFRPSSDMLKVWQDMEIEEERKDVQQTEEEKVNDSRLEATQDISSDTSDVKISKQPPQILEESEISTVSESSSTSSPTTTSPATEEGSGQDSKPSNTPTSQEKNRVNNGQLPKIISFRTSMDEDQILQDMGKMKNKVFQLARQYSQRIKNNRPMVWQRNRETPNQQGLKNMPAVHEEKMQLRKKGKTNLRLPLMACDQMVIHEVRSPSPVQTPSSGASSQSTVTCPQSPQSPQPETFHWPDVQELRSKYTAPPNSLKVTHSCTNGMSECCTNMCNGCSHKYHSSIDLHTALTDCPRTQSESSPVAEDWPQPRLQPLLCRWSSLDHMLGSFPLHDVQNLQEPGRTCYTADRDNQDDQDCAAKSAVLSSGKISESNLVKSLREKFQSLSTSS
- the LOC108892539 gene encoding pleckstrin homology domain-containing family G member 3 isoform X1, producing the protein MPEGSHSALHQGPMGEESLQLSSPLFTSEHDQANIDLGPDCYNQLCVEPLDGEGERPVSLVSTLSSGSSRDSRSNFGSTVALPSSATPPIPCGEDIDLELSPAEGTGEQAGDQSPTLKSSRGHWQERLVISNQWNNNACSNRKASAEVPHIPTSPVVTDTMAPNPKLTYVDRVVMEIIETERTYVKDLRSIVEDYLAHIIDMSNLPIRPEQVCALFGNIEDIYEFNSELLQSLDMCENDPVAIARCFVDKSEYFEIYTQYCTNYPNSVAALTDCMRSKTLAKFFRDRQAALRRSLPLGSYLLKPVQRILKYHLLLQEIAKHFDADEEGYEMVQEAIDTMTGVAWYINDMKRKHEHAVRVQEIQSLLINWKGPDLTTYGELVLEGTFHVLRAKNTRTLFLFEKMLLITKKRGEHYVYKIHISCSTLMLLDSAKDPLLFSVIHFKHPKQPHTVQAKSVEEKRLWAHHIKRLILENHNTIVPQKAKEAVLDNSNYPGKYHYSPERLKKTESCQADDFHHGRRKGRRRSEPAKQIVTNTKAFLKHADSEGALLGDRCSLLPATRVSTLASSLSEPQAERPDPLIPRRDSLEQLSPTDSDPKLGSSPSEGELELDKAEEAKEEEEDDEGESYKEDILMGDDQVADFASSVLAAISCWHYRARALLSTHFTTDDHNRDTELKPTPREDTDTHRQEEKYVDVAVKEAPTTQVSVEELCTLDCVPRAKESDQLEVHYSQCPESPVSSTQQDANTPEPQDTSRETGEEEEGGSDSSGLQVEETSVSTNGELSEEEEDMLDRKSILPSSVLDQASVIADRFVSSLSRRSSLVSEDLGSLACPSPSIDNDVFKSPLACMDLEKQTQMLTSSTLEPLATSEATLLTPAHEPALDALMEGERRSTLSKQDRLLIHKIRRYYENAEHQDANFSIKRRESLSYIPPGLVRHLSRQLNSIPQEQAAPVHRKGPSQNRPTSWSVFDLPGLEKSRNTETHQKTEPQRAVEAKGRSQSITEASTTEEEFRPSSDMLKVWQDMEIEEERKDVQQTEEEKVNDSRLEATQDISSDTSDVKISKQPPQILEESEISTVSESSSTSSPTTTSPATEEGSGQDSKPSNTPTSQEKNRVNNGQLPKIISFRTSMDEDQILQDMGKMKNKVFQLARQYSQRIKNNRPMVWQRNRETPNQQGLKNMPAVHEEKMQLRKKGKTNLRLPLMACDQMVIHEVRSPSPVQTPSSGASSQSTVTCPQSPQSPQPETFHWPDVQELRSKYTAPPNSLKVTHSCTNGMSECCTNMCNGCSHKYHSSIDLHTALTDCPRTQSESSPVAEDWPQPRLQPLLCRWSSLDHMLGSFPLHDVQNLQEPGRTCYTADRDNQDDQDCAAKSAVLSSGKISESNLVKSLREKFQSLSTSS